One Kribbella sp. NBC_00662 genomic region harbors:
- a CDS encoding DUF3710 domain-containing protein, which yields MIFRRKGKNDPETNDTDAVTDESGPVDVRSEGPFDSTEVDADVLEAEDRIDLGALVVNGMPGMELGLQVDEQSGVVQAVLLMLEDSALELRAFAAPRSSGIWDEVRQEIAAEASRMGGTATEHDGQFGTELVLVVPVEDPEGQIFSQTSRVIGVDGPRWLLRATVLGRAAVEPDAALPMEETLRNTVVVRGDEPMAVRESLPLRMPPGAQPSPTEEA from the coding sequence GTGATCTTCCGCCGCAAGGGCAAGAACGATCCCGAGACGAACGACACCGACGCCGTGACCGACGAGTCCGGTCCGGTGGACGTGCGCTCCGAGGGTCCGTTCGACTCGACCGAGGTCGACGCCGACGTGCTGGAAGCGGAGGACCGGATCGACCTGGGCGCGCTGGTGGTCAACGGCATGCCCGGGATGGAGCTGGGCCTTCAGGTGGACGAGCAGAGCGGCGTGGTCCAGGCGGTGCTGCTGATGCTCGAGGACTCCGCGCTGGAGCTGCGTGCCTTCGCGGCGCCGCGGTCGAGCGGCATCTGGGACGAGGTCCGGCAGGAGATCGCCGCCGAGGCCAGCCGGATGGGCGGTACGGCGACCGAGCACGACGGGCAGTTCGGCACCGAACTGGTTCTCGTCGTACCGGTCGAGGACCCGGAGGGGCAGATCTTCAGCCAGACGTCCCGCGTCATCGGCGTGGACGGTCCGCGCTGGCTGCTCCGCGCGACCGTGCTCGGTCGCGCGGCGGTCGAGCCGGATGCGGCGCTGCCGATGGAGGAGACGCTGCGCAACACGGTCGTGGTTCGCGGTGACGAGCCGATGGCGGTGCGGGAGTCGCTGCCGCTGCGGATGCCGCCGGGTGCCCAGCCGAGCCCGACCGAAGAGGCGTGA
- a CDS encoding OB-fold nucleic acid binding domain-containing protein, with product MGSSKPAGLWKRAFRGLAGDRDQQDAEVLQDFAQDCGARSITGCHDRELVTLYGTLRTITFSPRGGVPALEGELYDGTGTVKLIWLGRRKIGGIHAGSELIASGRIGVVDGDRVMFNPRYQLRPQAAHG from the coding sequence ATGGGTAGCAGCAAACCCGCGGGGCTGTGGAAGCGTGCCTTCCGCGGCTTGGCCGGGGACCGCGATCAGCAGGACGCGGAGGTCCTCCAGGACTTCGCGCAGGACTGTGGCGCGCGTTCCATCACCGGCTGTCACGACCGGGAACTCGTCACGCTGTACGGCACGTTGCGCACGATCACGTTCAGCCCGCGCGGCGGCGTACCGGCACTGGAGGGTGAGTTGTACGACGGCACAGGCACGGTCAAGCTGATCTGGCTCGGCCGGCGCAAGATCGGTGGCATCCACGCCGGATCGGAACTGATCGCGTCCGGCCGGATCGGCGTCGTCGACGGCGACCGGGTGATGTTCAACCCGCGCTACCAGCTGCGGCCCCAGGCAGCTCATGGCTGA
- a CDS encoding DUF3159 domain-containing protein, which translates to MAEPTSRRDQLDEDLNEKLVEILKPELEAAATEPASDEPAKPARSTDKDFFQALGGWGALLDIGLPWIAFLVAYAVTDHKLQLSLIIAVGIAAVLAVVRLVRRQQLRNIVGGFIGVLISAWVANRTGNAKDFYVPGLLTNLGYGALYLITVLVRWPLFGVLYGVITQTGTAWRRDPAMLKGFSRATLVFVGLFAVRLIVQVPLYFTGSLNALGIAKIGLGLPFYALAIWVAYAVLRGSLPAEKWDEARDHITHLLRGNKK; encoded by the coding sequence ATGGCTGAGCCGACATCGCGCCGCGACCAGCTCGACGAGGACCTCAACGAGAAGCTGGTCGAGATCCTGAAACCCGAACTCGAAGCCGCGGCCACCGAGCCGGCGTCCGACGAACCAGCCAAGCCGGCCCGGTCCACGGACAAGGACTTCTTCCAGGCGCTCGGTGGTTGGGGTGCGCTGCTCGATATCGGGCTGCCGTGGATCGCGTTCCTGGTCGCGTATGCGGTCACCGACCACAAGCTGCAGCTGTCGCTGATCATCGCGGTAGGGATCGCGGCGGTGCTCGCGGTCGTGCGTCTGGTCCGCCGGCAGCAGTTGCGCAACATCGTCGGTGGCTTCATCGGCGTACTGATCTCGGCGTGGGTCGCCAATCGGACCGGGAACGCGAAGGACTTCTACGTCCCCGGTCTGCTGACCAACCTCGGGTACGGCGCGCTGTATCTGATCACGGTGCTGGTCCGCTGGCCTCTCTTCGGGGTTCTGTACGGCGTGATCACGCAGACCGGCACCGCGTGGCGCCGCGACCCAGCCATGCTGAAGGGCTTCTCCCGGGCGACGCTCGTCTTCGTCGGCCTGTTCGCGGTCCGGCTGATCGTCCAGGTCCCGCTCTACTTCACCGGCTCCCTGAACGCCCTCGGCATCGCGAAGATCGGGCTCGGCCTGCCGTTCTACGCACTGGCGATCTGGGTCGCGTACGCCGTACTCCGCGGCTCGCTCCCCGCCGAAAAGTGGGACGAGGCCCGAGACCACATCACCCACCTACTCCGAGGCAACAAGAAGTAG
- a CDS encoding TrkA family potassium uptake protein translates to MRVAIAGAGNVGRSIAAELLENGHEVLLIDKDPRAIKAESVPRAEWLLADACELSSLEEAALQRCQVAIASTGDDKVNLVVSLLAKTEFGVPRTVARVNHPRNEWMFNEAWGVDVSVSTPRIMSALVEEAVSVGDLVRLFTFRQGDANLVELTLPEDSPMIGQRVGDIDWPLDTALVVILREGRVLRPDPEGTLELNDELLFVAADETEEQLEDMLSPHHRKAE, encoded by the coding sequence ATGCGGGTAGCCATCGCCGGTGCAGGGAACGTCGGACGTTCGATCGCCGCCGAGCTGCTGGAGAACGGCCACGAGGTACTGCTGATCGACAAGGACCCGCGGGCGATCAAGGCCGAGTCGGTGCCGCGCGCCGAGTGGCTGCTGGCCGATGCGTGCGAGCTGTCCTCGCTGGAGGAGGCGGCGTTGCAGCGCTGCCAGGTGGCGATCGCGAGCACCGGTGACGACAAGGTCAACCTGGTCGTCTCACTGCTCGCGAAGACCGAGTTCGGCGTACCGCGAACCGTTGCCCGGGTCAACCATCCGCGCAACGAGTGGATGTTCAACGAGGCCTGGGGCGTGGACGTCTCGGTGTCGACGCCGCGGATCATGTCGGCGCTGGTCGAGGAGGCGGTCTCGGTCGGCGACCTGGTCCGCCTGTTCACCTTCCGCCAGGGCGACGCGAACCTGGTCGAGCTCACCCTCCCCGAAGACTCCCCCATGATCGGCCAACGCGTCGGCGACATCGACTGGCCGCTCGACACAGCCCTGGTCGTCATCCTCCGCGAGGGCCGAGTACTACGCCCCGACCCCGAGGGCACCCTCGAGCTGAACGACGAACTGTTGTTCGTAGCAGCCGACGAGACCGAAGAGCAGCTGGAAGACATGCTGTCCCCCCACCACCGCAAGGCGGAGTAG
- a CDS encoding TrkA family potassium uptake protein encodes MHVVIMGCGRVGSMLARGLERRGHTVAIIDQTADAFRRLSPNFTGRTIVGMGFDREVLIEAGIEDAEAFAAVSNGDNSNILAARVARETFGISNVVARIYDPGRAEVYQRLGIPTVGTVRWTVDQMMRRLLPEGSEPEWRDPSGTIRLAEVHVHAEWIGRLAFDIEKATGARVAFLTRLGEGMLPRPDTVIQEGDLVHVVMPERDAAAIESQLGAKPEEL; translated from the coding sequence GTGCACGTCGTCATCATGGGCTGCGGCCGCGTCGGGTCGATGCTCGCGCGTGGCCTGGAGAGACGCGGCCATACGGTCGCGATCATCGATCAGACCGCCGACGCCTTCCGGCGGCTCAGCCCGAACTTCACCGGCCGGACCATCGTCGGGATGGGCTTCGACCGCGAGGTGCTGATCGAGGCCGGGATCGAGGACGCCGAGGCGTTCGCGGCGGTCTCGAACGGCGACAACTCGAACATCCTGGCCGCCCGGGTGGCGCGCGAGACGTTCGGCATCTCCAACGTGGTGGCCCGGATCTACGACCCCGGACGCGCCGAGGTGTACCAGCGGCTCGGCATCCCCACGGTCGGCACGGTCCGCTGGACGGTCGACCAGATGATGCGCCGACTGCTGCCCGAGGGCTCCGAGCCGGAGTGGCGGGACCCTTCCGGCACGATCCGGCTGGCCGAGGTACACGTGCACGCGGAGTGGATCGGCCGGCTCGCGTTCGACATCGAGAAGGCCACCGGCGCGCGGGTCGCGTTCCTGACCCGGCTCGGCGAGGGGATGCTGCCCCGGCCCGACACGGTCATCCAGGAGGGTGATCTGGTCCACGTCGTGATGCCGGAGCGGGACGCCGCAGCGATCGAGTCCCAGCTCGGCGCGAAGCCTGAGGAGCTGTGA
- a CDS encoding APC family permease encodes MTPALGDLGKRLLLGRKLRSTQLGETLLPKRIALPVFASDALSSVAYAPDEVFLTLSIAGLAAYSYSWKIGLLVAFVMLVVVASYRQNVHAYPSGGGDYEVATVNIGPTAGLTVASALMVDYVLTVAVSISSGVQNAKSALPFLEGHEVPLAVGLVLLLTAMNLRGVRESGAVFAVPTYIFMFSIIGMAIWGLIRLSAGTLPMAESANFEVHAESGHEVFTGLAAVFLLARAFSSGCAALTGVEAISNGVPAFRKPKSKNAATTLLLLGTVAVTMLMSILFLASKIKLRYAEDPATQLYENGRPVGDSYTQKTVIGQIGDSVFSNFQPAFYVVIGATMLILVLAANTAFNGFPVLGSILARDGYLPRQLHTRGDRLAYSNGIILLALCAAGLIIAFDAQVTKLIQLYIVGVFVSFTLSQFGMIRHWTRHLKTETDAGKRRQMMRSRVINAIGLTMTGVVLIIVLLTKFTHGAYIAILAMGGLFLLMKGIHRHYETVRKQMTAEGDEPLMLPSRVHSIVLVSKLHRPTLRALAFAKAARPYTLEAVTVDVDRDESDALQADWEARGIPIPLKRLASPYREITRPILQYVRDIRRQSPRDVVMVYIPEYVVGHWWEHILHNQSALRLKGRLLFTPGVMVTSVPYQLLSSQGAEERQDRVERVAGQVRRGARKASGDR; translated from the coding sequence GTGACTCCCGCTCTAGGTGACCTCGGCAAACGGCTGCTGCTCGGTCGCAAACTGCGCAGCACGCAACTGGGTGAGACCCTGTTGCCGAAGCGCATCGCCCTCCCGGTGTTTGCGAGCGACGCGCTGTCGTCGGTCGCGTACGCCCCCGACGAGGTCTTCCTGACGCTGTCGATCGCCGGACTGGCGGCGTACAGCTACTCCTGGAAGATCGGTCTGCTGGTCGCGTTCGTGATGCTCGTCGTGGTCGCGTCGTACCGGCAGAACGTGCACGCCTACCCGTCCGGCGGCGGTGACTACGAGGTCGCGACGGTCAACATCGGGCCGACGGCAGGGCTGACCGTGGCGAGCGCGCTGATGGTCGACTACGTGCTGACGGTGGCGGTGTCGATCTCGTCCGGCGTACAGAACGCGAAGTCGGCGCTGCCGTTCCTCGAGGGGCACGAGGTACCGCTGGCGGTCGGTCTGGTGCTGCTGCTGACCGCGATGAACCTGCGCGGCGTCCGCGAGTCCGGGGCGGTGTTCGCGGTCCCGACGTACATCTTCATGTTCTCGATCATCGGGATGGCGATCTGGGGCCTGATCCGGCTGAGCGCCGGCACCCTGCCGATGGCGGAGAGCGCGAACTTCGAAGTGCACGCCGAGTCCGGACATGAGGTCTTCACCGGATTGGCCGCGGTCTTCCTGCTGGCGCGGGCGTTCTCGTCCGGGTGTGCGGCGCTGACCGGTGTCGAGGCGATCAGCAACGGCGTACCGGCGTTCCGCAAGCCCAAGAGCAAGAACGCGGCGACCACGCTGCTGCTGCTCGGCACGGTCGCGGTGACGATGCTGATGAGCATCCTGTTCCTGGCCAGCAAGATCAAACTCCGCTACGCCGAGGATCCCGCGACGCAGCTGTACGAGAACGGGCGGCCGGTCGGCGACAGCTACACCCAGAAGACCGTGATCGGCCAGATCGGCGACTCGGTGTTCTCGAACTTCCAGCCGGCCTTCTATGTCGTGATCGGCGCGACGATGCTGATCCTGGTGCTGGCCGCGAACACCGCGTTCAACGGGTTCCCGGTGCTCGGCTCGATCCTGGCCCGGGACGGCTACCTGCCGCGTCAGCTGCACACCCGCGGCGACCGGCTTGCCTACAGCAACGGCATCATCCTGCTGGCGCTGTGCGCGGCCGGGCTGATCATCGCGTTCGACGCCCAGGTCACCAAGCTGATCCAGCTCTACATCGTCGGCGTGTTCGTCAGCTTCACGCTCAGCCAGTTCGGCATGATCCGGCACTGGACCCGGCACCTGAAGACCGAGACCGACGCGGGCAAGCGGCGGCAGATGATGCGCTCGCGGGTGATCAACGCGATCGGCCTGACGATGACCGGGGTGGTGCTGATCATCGTGCTGCTGACCAAGTTCACCCACGGCGCGTACATCGCGATCCTCGCCATGGGCGGGCTGTTCCTGCTGATGAAGGGCATCCACCGGCACTACGAGACGGTCCGCAAGCAGATGACGGCCGAAGGCGACGAGCCGCTGATGCTGCCGTCCCGGGTGCACTCGATCGTGCTGGTCTCGAAGCTGCACCGGCCGACGCTGCGGGCACTGGCGTTCGCCAAGGCGGCCCGCCCGTACACGCTCGAGGCCGTCACCGTGGACGTCGACCGGGACGAGTCGGACGCGCTGCAGGCCGATTGGGAGGCGCGCGGCATCCCGATCCCGCTGAAGCGGCTGGCCTCGCCGTACCGCGAGATCACCCGGCCGATCCTGCAGTACGTCCGCGACATCCGCCGGCAGTCGCCGCGGGACGTGGTGATGGTCTACATCCCGGAGTACGTCGTCGGGCACTGGTGGGAACACATCCTGCACAACCAGAGCGCACTGCGGCTCAAGGGGCGGCTCTTGTTCACACCTGGTGTCATGGTTACGTCGGTTCCTTATCAGTTGCTCTCGTCGCAGGGGGCCGAGGAGCGGCAGGACCGGGTGGAACGGGTCGCCGGCCAGGTACGGCGCGGGGCCCGCAAGGCGTCAGGAGATCGGTGA